A part of Aegilops tauschii subsp. strangulata cultivar AL8/78 chromosome 2, Aet v6.0, whole genome shotgun sequence genomic DNA contains:
- the LOC109753271 gene encoding uncharacterized protein, which produces MDSELEYIYEQFVESSDGSSNEEYSDETAMMQAVLEDAERVLNFKALIKGHRVLNHNRARGHLTLMADYFALDALFADHLRWRNRMRKTVFGRLYQGVRSYDDYFILKKDVMGTIGFSGYQKCTAALQMLAYGTVADSWDEYLRMSESICGDAMVRFATAVVEVFGPQYLREPTVPDTERLLAISEARGWSGLL; this is translated from the coding sequence ATGGATTCCGAGttggagtacatatacgagcaGTTTGTTGAGTCGTCTGATGGCTCGTCGAATGAGGAGTACTCCGATGAGACGGCGATGATGCAGGCGGTCCTTGAAGACGCGGAGCGTGTTCTCAATTTCAAGGCCTTGATCAAGGGTCATCGAGTGCTCAACCACAACAGGGCTCGCGGCCATTTGACACTGATGGCTGACTACTTTGCCCTTGATGCACTCTTTGCTGACCATTTGCGCTGGCGTAATCGAATGCGCAAGACTGTCTTCGGTCGTTTGTACCAGGGCGTCCGATCCTATGATGACTACTTCATCCTGAAGAAGGACGTCATGGGAACGATTGGGTTCTCTGGTTACCAGAAGTGCACGGCCGCACTCCAGATGCTTGCATATGGCACAGTCGCTGATTCGTGGGACGAGTACCTACGGATGTCTGAGAGCATATGCGGAGATGCCATGGTTAGGTTTGCAACTGCCGTGGTCGAGGTGTTCGGACCTCAGTACTTAAGAGAACCAACTGTGCCAGACACCGAGAGGCTCTTGGCAATCTCAGAAGCAAGAGGGTGGTCAGGTTTACTTTGA